In the bacterium genome, CGAGAGCGACGTCCGGGTCGACGCGCGCATCATCGCGGCGACGAACCGGAACCTCGAGGAGGCGGTCCGAAAGGGGGAGTTCCGCGAGGATCTCTACTATCGCCTGAACGTCGTCACGATCCACATCCCGCCGCTCAGGGAGCGGATCGACGCCGTCCCGCTCCTCGTGGAGCACTTCCTGCGGATGTACAACGAGCAGTACAAGAAGAGCGTCGAGAAGCTCTCCGACGAGACCATGCAGGTCCTGATGGACTATCACTGGCCCGGCAACGTCCGCGAGCTCGAGAACATGATCAAGCGGATGGTGGTCCTCGGGAACGAGTCGACCGTGCTCCAGGAGATCGCGCAGCGCGAGCCGGTGACGCCCGCCCCCGCACAGGGTGCGGACGAGGCCGCTGGGGTCGTCGACGATCTCGACCTCGTGGCGCTCGGCGTGGATTTCGCGAACGGGGGTGAGCTCGATCTCAAGGCGATCTCGAAGCGCGCTTCCCAGATCGCGGA is a window encoding:
- a CDS encoding sigma-54 dependent transcriptional regulator translates to RALFQLGNRRSRPFVKVNCAALPSELLESELFGFEKGAFTGAQKRKLGKFEYANQGTIFLDEISEMAPPLQAKLLQVLQDGEFSRLGGESDVRVDARIIAATNRNLEEAVRKGEFREDLYYRLNVVTIHIPPLRERIDAVPLLVEHFLRMYNEQYKKSVEKLSDETMQVLMDYHWPGNVRELENMIKRMVVLGNESTVLQEIAQREPVTPAPAQGADEAAGVVDDLDLVALGVDFANGGELDLKAISKRASQIAEKKVIERVLGQTRWNRKEAAERLQISYKALLYKMKENGLSEGR